DNA sequence from the Streptomyces cinnabarinus genome:
GCGGAACAGGCGCAGCGCAGCGGGCAGCCCGCCTTCTGCGTCTTCACCGACAAGACATTGATGGCGATCGCCGAGTCGAGCCCCGACGAGGAGGGCGATCTCGCGCGGATCCCCGGCGTCGGCGTACGCAAGCTCAACCGCTACGGAGCCGATGTCCTGGCCATCTGCGCAGGTCGGCAGCCCGGGGGAGAGGAAGACGGGGACTGATACGAACTCGTCGAAAAAATAGTTTGCGCATGCCCCAGCGATCCCCATAGGTTCTTAAGCACGGAAACGCGGGCCTTCCTGAGGCCCCGATTCCGTGTTGTACTTGCATACCCGTCGGACTGGTTCACCCCAGTCCCCCTAGACGCCGAGAGGAGGCGAGTCCAGTGATCAGCATCAACACCAGCTCGATTGTCAGCACCGTGAAAATGACCGATCCCTCGGTCATCGCCTCCCTGTGCATGCTCGGCGCCTCGAACCAGGGCACCGGTCTGTCCGGCATCCGTGCCGCCCGTCCGGCGTCCTCCGTGTCTCTGGCGGGTCTTCCCGTCAGTGAGCGCGATGAGCGACCGACCAAGGCACTGGAAGCGGCAGTAGTGGCACAGGCCAAGGCCTATGCCTTTACGGCGACCGGTGCCGGATTCCGGAAGCAGACGACGCAGCACCACCAGATGTGGGCCTTCCGTGGGCCAGAACCCTGGAGTGATCCAGCCTGATTCATTCAGGCCGGCGCCTTCAGGGCCGCGGAACCCCATCCGGGATCCGCGGCCCTTCTGTTTTCCCCGAACGGGGACGACGGAGCGAAGGGGCCTCGGGACAAGAAAAGAACCCGGTACCAGCCGCCACCCGGTCCAACCCGACCGGAACGACCAGACGAGGAAGACGAACCGTGCAACTCGAAGCGCACGCCCCGTCCGTACCGCCTTCCGAAACGATCCCCCCGCCCGGCCTCACGGAGGACTCCACCTTGACCCCGCTCACGGCGCTCACCGCGCTCGACGACGCCATCGAGAACCTCGGCGTACCCGTTCCCTGCCGCTCCTACGACCCGGAGGTCTTCTTCGCCGAGTCGCCCGCGGACGTCGAGTACGCCAAGTCCCTCTGCCGCACCTGCCCGCTGATGGAGGCCTGCCTCGCCGGCGCCAAGGAGCGGCGTGAGCCCTGGGGCGTCTGGGGTGGCGAGCTGTTCGTCCAGGGTGTCGTCGTCGCCCGGAAGCGGCCGCGTGGTCGCCCGCGCAAGAACCCGGTCACGGCATGAACACCGCAGGAACGATCGACCGCCCCGTCACGCACGACCCCAAGAAGCAGGCCCCGATGAAGCCGTCCACCCACGAGCTCGCAGGCACGACGCCTGAAGACTTCACCACCACCGGCGTGATCGACTCGCGCCAGAACAGGACCCGCGAAATGCAACTCATCCCAGAAGCCCTGGCCCGTGCGCATATGCACGAGCGCCTGCATGAGGCCGAGCGGGAACGCCGGGCGCTGCGCCTGGTGACCGCGCGGCGTATGCAGCGCCGCGCCGAGCGCGCCTCGCTGCGCGCCCGCCGCGCGATCGCCATGGCGGTCATGCAGTAATCGACCCGGCCAGTGGCACCGGCCTCCCGATCCGGGAGGAAATCAGCTCCCACCGCGGGGGCCGGTCCGTTCGAACGGACCGGCCCCCGCCGTGCGTTGCGCGCGCGAGGGCCACGACGGCGGAGTTATCGTCACGGGGTGACGAGTCTTCCCGGAGGCAGTGACAACGCCGGCTCCGTCCCGGAACGGCAGCCCCTGGTGTGCGCCGGCTGCGGCGCCACCTCGGAGGGCCCGGAGCCCACCTGGACCTGTTCCGTGGAGAACGGCGAGCGCCGCTACTTCTGCGACGCCTGCTCCCGGAAGAACCTCAGAGCGATCGAGGGACGGCTGGACTCGGCCTGGTGGTAGGCCGGGAGTCCACCCCAGTCGGGCTCACGCCTCCGCGACCGACTCCTCCTCGGTCTCCTCCTCCAGCACGAAGCCGGGCAGCCACTCCTCCAGCTCCTCGCGCAGCCGGACCGTCGCCCCCAGCTGGCACAGGACACCGATGGTGCTCAGCGTCACCCGGTGTATCAGCAGATAGGCGGGCGGCAGATTGAGCTGCTTGCCGAGCTGGTAGGCGGGGGAACGAGGGTCGGCGACGCGGGCCGCCTGGCTGCGCATCCAGCCCCGGGTGAAGGTGAACTCGTCGAGCTGGGCCGGTTCGATGATCGGCAGCAGGTAGTCCAGCACGGCGTCCGGGTCCAGCTCTATGGACTCCTTGACGAAGCCCTCCCGGCACAGCAGTTCGTAGACCGACTCCGCGTCGCCGTCGAGGGTCATGCGCAGTGACTCGCCGATCGGAGTGGGCAGTCCGCCCGGGAGCCGGTCGACCGTGCCGAAGTCCAGGACGCCCAGCTTCCACTCCTCCTCGTCGTGCGGGCCGCCGGGCAGCAGACGGAAGTTGCCCGGGTGCGGATCGGCGTGGAGCAGTCCGGTGCGGGCCGGGCCGGAGAAGAGGAAGCGGGCCAGCAGCTGGCCGGCGCGGTCGCGCTGCTCCTCGGTCCCGTCGTTGATGATCTCCGACAGCGGGATGCCGTCGATCCACTCGGTGACCAGGACCTGGTCGCACTGATGGACCACACCGGGCACCACGACGTCCGGGTCGTCCGCGAACTCCTCCGCGTGCACCTGCTGGGCCTGGGCTTCGAGGGCGTAGTCCAGCTCCTCCGAGACCCGGTCCTTGAGCTCGGTGATCAGCGGCTTGATGTCCATGCCGGGGACCAGCGGGCCCAGCAGCCGGGCGAAGCGGCTCAGTTGGGTGAGGTCGGAGAGCAGGGCCTCACCGGCGCCCGGGTACTGGACCTTCACCGCGACCGCGCGGCCGTCCTGCCACACCGCCCGGTGGACCTGGCCGATCGAGGCCGCGGCGGCGGGCTTGTCGTCGAACTCCACGAACAGCTCGCGCCAGTCCTCGCCGAGCCGCTCGGCGAGCACCGCGTGCACCGTGCGGGTCGGCATCGGCGGCGCCGCCTCCTGGAGCTTGGTCAGCGCGGCCCGGTAGGGGCCGGCCACCTCCTCGGGCAGCGCGGACTCGAAGACGGACAGGGCCTGCCCGAACTTCATCGCGCCGCCCTTGAGCTCACCGAGCACCTTGAACATCTGCTCGGCGGTGCGCTGCTGCAGCTCTCTGCCGACGAGTTCCGCTGACTCGCCCACGATTCGCTTGCCCAGTCCCCAGGTCGCCCGTCCGGCGAAGCCGAGCGGGAGCGCGGCGAGCTTGGCGGTCCGGGTGACCGCCTTCCGGGGAAGATCAGACATGCGCCCTCCTGGTCCCAACGGGCCGAGCGTCCACCTGACGGTGTGACGTTCTCGACGGCCGTTGCTCAGCCATTGTCTCGTGCGCCGCCCCGTCCTTGGAGGTGTGTCCTTCCTTACCTTTCTCCGCACCCTTCTCCGCGCCCTTCTGCGCGGCCCCGCACGGGCATGCGGGATGCGCCCACACCGGGCGCGCGTGCCAGGTCAGACCGGGCAGCGAGACCTCCCAGCGGGCGCCGACGCTGGACGGTGTCCGGCCACCGAGGAACGCCAGCGCGTGTGCCGCCGCCAGTCCCGCGACCGTCGTCGCCAGCGCCAGATCGCAGGCCGGTACGGCACGCGTCTTCCCTCCGCCCGAACGCCACTGGGCGAGCAGCCGGGGGTAGACCGGGTCCCGGTCGGCACGGCCCTCCTGGAGACAGCCGGCGCAACTCGTCTCGCCCGGCAGGACGAGCGGGCCCACGACACCGGTTCCCTCGACGACCCCGGCATAGAGGTGCGGAGTGCCGGAGGCGATGAGGTCGTCGACGGCCGAGGGGACGGGAGCATGCACCGAGACATCGTCCCGTGGGGCGAGGATCACCAGGGAGTGACCGGGGTCGGCGTCCTCGGGCGGTGCCTGGGGGCCACGGCGCGGCGGACGGGCCGGGGCCGCCCTGCGTACGGCCCGGCGGGCGGCCTCGTCCCGGCGCTCGCCGACCGCCTCGGCGGGCAGTCCGCCCGGGGCCACGTCCCACGGTTCGACCCGGCCGCCGTCCCGCACCTCGACCTCGCCGACGCCCGCCCCCGCCAGCAGTGAGGCCAGCACTGCGCCCACCCGGCCCGCGCCGCGCACCTGCACGCGCAGGGAGCGCCGGGCGGCCAGCCGGTCCATGGCCTCGCCCGGTTCGGACGCGGTCAGGGAGAGCGCGGCGAGGTCCGGGCGGAGCCGGTCCAGGACTTCCTTTCTGCCGCGCAGTTCGGCACCGCGCGGGCCGCCCCCGCGGGCGTCGTCGAGCAGTCCCGCCCGGCTCAGCCGGGTCACCAGCCCGTCGACATGGCCGTCCGGCAGCCCCATCCGGCGTCCCTCCGCGCGCAGCAGCTCCAGTCCCCGGGTGCCGTTGAGCAGATCCAGGAAGCTGCCCGTCGCCGTGTCCATCGGGCCGAGCGTCATCGCCTGCGCGGGAGTCATCCCGAACTGCACGGTGTTGAGGTCGCGCCAGCCGCGCCGGAGCGCGGGTTTCACCATCGGAACCATCGGATGCTGCGGATGCATGACAGAACCCCCGTAAGTCATGGTTCGTCCCTGTATGCCGGAACCGCCGATCACTCCCTCGCGGGAGCCGGTCGCGGCTGCCCCGGCGAGATCCAGCATGCCCGGACGCCCGGTCCGCCGCCGACAGTTGTCCACAGGTCCGGCAATTCGTCGTACAAATCAAACGCATGGTGGGGTCTGGGCGCCGAACCGTACCGGAGTCGGGACTTCCCCCATGTGCAGCGGGTAACGTCGGGGCGTGTCCGTCGACCCACTGCACCGCGCCGGAATGCCACACCGCAGTACGACGAGCCCGCCTCCGAACGGTTCGGGGGCGAGCGCGATCGAGGTGCGCAGAAGCTCCCGTCGCCGCAGGACGGTCTCCGCGTACCGCGAGGGCGACCGCACCGTCGTGCTCATCCCCGCCCGGATGTCCGAGGCGGAGGAGCAACGCTGGGTGAGCGTCATGCTGGACAAGCTGGCCGCCCAGGAGAGCAAGCGGGTGCTCGGCGACACCGAGCTGGCGGAGCGCGCGGAACGCCTCTCGGCCCAGTACTTCGACGGCCGCGCCCGGCCCAGCTCGGTCCGCTGGGTCACCAACCAGAACACCCGCTGGGGCTCCTGCACCCCCTCCGAGAGCAGCATCCGCCTGTCCCACCGGCTCCAGGGCATGCCGGAGTACGTCGTCGACTACGTGCTGCTGCACGAGCTGGCGCATCTGCTCGTGCCCGGCCACGGACCGGGCTTCTGGCGGCTGCTGGAGGCGTATCCGCGCACCGAGCGGGCCCGGGGCTACCTCGAAGGAGTGGTGGCCGCCGACCGGTTGCCGCACCTGCCCGGCGCACGCGGAGAGTGACCGCTCCCCGACCATCAGGTACCGCGGGGCGCCGGTTCTGTACCGGCTCTGTACCGACATCGTCCGGTGTCCGAGTTTGCCGTTAGCCTGGCGCGACGCACTCAATTCGGGATGGGGGACGGTCGTTACGCATGGCCAGGGAATTCCAACGCGGCCACAAGGCCAAGATCAGTGACCTCACCGCGGGTACGGATCTGTACGTAGGTGTGCAGATCGCCGGCCCCGGACTGACCTTCGACATCAGCTGCTTCGGTCTCGACGCCGACGAACGGCTCTCGGACGACCGTTACTTCGTCTTCTTCAACCAGCCGAAGTCCCCCGAGGAGTCCATCCAGCTCCTGGGCACCCAGGCCGGTGACACGGAGTCCTTCCGGGTCACGCTGGACCGGATCCCGCAGCAGATCCAGAAGCTGTCGTTCACCGCGACGATCGACGGCGCCGGGCAGATGTCGCAGGTCGGCCCCGGATACATCCGTATCGTGGCCGGCGGCGAGGAAGTCGCGCGGTACGCGTTCAACGGCTCGGAGTTCACCACCGAGCGTGCCGTCATGCTGGGCGACTTCTACCTGAAGGACGTCTGGCGGTTCGCCGCGGTCGGACAGGGCTTCGACGGCGGACTCGACGCGCTGCTGAAGAACTTCGGCGGCGAGGTCATGGAGGAGGAGGCGCCCGCCGCGGCTCCGCAGCAGCCGCAGACCGGCGCTGCACCCGGTTTCGCGCCCCCGCCCCAGGCCGCCGCGCCGCCCGCGTTCGGCGCCCCGGCGCCCGCTCCGGCCGCCCCCGCGCCCGCCCCGGCTCCGGCGCCCGCCCCCCAGGGCTTCGCGCCGCCCCCGGCACCCGCGCCGTCGGTGCACGCGCAGCCGACCATCATCGCGCCCATGACGCCGCCGGCCGGAACCCAGGTTCCCCCGCCGGCCCCCGCGCCCGCGCCCTACGGGCAGCCGCCCCAGCCGCAGCAGCCGTACGGCCAGCCCCCGGCGGCCCCCGGCGCGCCGCTGCCCCCGGGCTACGGCCAGCCGCAGGCACCGCACGCCCCCACCCCGCCTCCGGGCTACGGGCAGCCGACCCCGCCCCCCGGTTACGGCCAGCAGCCGGCGTACGGCCAGGTCCCGGGGCAGCCCGCCGCCCCGTACGGCGCGCCGCAGGGCGCTGCCCAGGGCCCGGGTGTGGCCGCCGCGCTGGAGCAGTTCCGCGAGACGCCCACCGGGCAGCGCTGGACGCAGCAGAACAAGAAGATGGTCCGCGTCGACCTCGGCATCGGCGGCCAGCCGGTGCTGGCCCGCCAGGGCAGCATGGTGCTCTACCAGGGCAAGGTCGATTTCAGCTACAAGGGCGCCGGCTTCGCCGGCCGGGTCGTCGGCAACGCCACCGGCCAGGAGATGCAGCTGATGCGCTGCACCGGCCAGGGCCAGGTGTTCCTCGCCGAGAACAACACGATGGTGCACCCCATCGAGCTCCAGGGCGACGGCATCTGCGTCTCCGCCGAGAACGTCCTCGCCTTCGACGAAGGCCTCCAGTACGAGGTCCGTCGCATCGAGGGACACGGCATCCCCGGTGGCGCGCTGTTCACGATGCAGTTCACCGGCACCGGCACGATCGTCGTGAAGACGCACGGCACGCCCGTGGTCCTCCCGGTCACGCCCACGACGTTCGCCGACGCCAACGCCGTGATCGCCTGGTCGTCCGCCGCCCAGGTGGTCGTCTCCAGCCAGGTGCGGATGCGCCGCAACGCCTACCCGGGCGACACCGGGGAGAGCGTCAACCTCCAGTTCCGGGCCGCTCCCGGCAATTTCATCGTCGTCCAGCCGTACGAGATCTGAGGGAGCCCGTCATGAACCAGCCGCTCGCGGGCTACGCTCCCGCACCCGTCACGGCCCGGATGGAGAACCACGGCAACCACATGCTGAAGGTGGCCCTCCAGACCGGGAACGACCTCCTCGCGCGCGTGGGGTCGATGGTCGCCTACGAAGGGTTCGTGCAGTACGAGCCCAACCCGCCCGCCGTGCGCCAGATCGCCAAGGACTGGATGACCGGCGAGGGCGCGCCCCTGATGAAGTGCTCCGGGGACGGACTGCTCTACCTCGCCGACTACGGCGCGAACGTCGTCGTGATCAACCTCAACGGCGACGGGATCTCCGTCAACGCCACCAACCTGCTCGCCTTCGACGCGCACCTCACGTGGGGCGTCGAGCGGGTGAAGGGCCTGGCGAAGTTCGCCGGACAGGGCCTGTGGAACACCAAGATCTCCGGGCAGGGCTGGGTCGCGCTGACCTCCCGGGGCAAGCCGATCGTCGTCGACTGCGGCGGTGGTGAGAACGAGACGTACGTCGACCCCGACGCGCTCGTCGCCTGGTCCCCGAACCTCAAGGTGAAGGGCAAGCGCAGCTTCAAGGCGCAGTCGCTCATCGGCCGGGGCAGCGGCGAGGCCTACCAGATGGCCTTCTCCGGCCAGGGCATCGTCGTCGTCCAGCCCAGCGAGGACAGCACCGACCGCCTCCGGGTCCGGGGCTGAGGGGGAGCCAGAACGCCATGCAGAGTCCGCTTTTCGCCTACAACGACCAGCAGACCCAGGACCGCTGGAGCCTGCAGAACAAGCAGATGCTCCGGCTCACCCTGGAGGGCCACGACGACATCCTCGCCCGCAAGGGCACGATGGTCGCCTACCAGGGCCTCGTCGAGTTCGATGCCGAGTACCAGAGCAACGGCCAGGGACGCGCGCGTGCCCACACCGGCGAGGGCCTGGACCTGATGCGCTGCCACGGGCAGGGCACGGTCTACCTCGCCAACCTCAAGCAGCACATCCACCTGATGGACGTGGACCAGGAGGGGCTGACCGTCGACAGCAGCTATGTGCTGGCGATGGACTCCTCGCTGCACCACGAGGTCATCGCCGTGGACAGCCTCTACGGCATCTCCGGGTCCGGGAAGTACCAGCTGAACATCACCGGCCGCGGCAAGGTCGCCCTGATGACCTCCGGCATGCCGCTGATGATGCAGGTCACACCGGACAAGTACGTCAACTGCGACGCCGACGCGATCGTCGCCTGGTCCACCGGTCTGCGGGTGCAGATGCAGGCCCAGACGCACTCCTCCGGGGTGTGGCGGCGCCGCGGCAACACCGGTGAGGGCTGGGAGCTCAGCTTCATGGGCAGCGGCTACGCGCTGGTGCAGCCCAGCGAGCTGCTGCCGCCGCAGAGCGCCCAGATCGGCTCGGGCCTCGCCGCGCAGTACGGCATGGGCCAGCAGGGCGTCCGCGCCCAGAACCAGGGCAACGTCTGGAGCTGACGTAAGCACACAGGTAAGGGGCGACCGTCCATGGCGGTCGCCCCTTACCCGTTCACAGCCGCGCGCGGGTCGCCGCCAGCAGGCGTACGACGGATTCGTCGGCCACGTCCGCCACCTCGTCGTAGGAGAACCAGCGCAGGTCCAGGGACTCCTCGCTGATGGCCTCCAGGGCGCCGGGCGGGGCGACGGCGGCGTACTGGACGTCCAGGTGCCAGGCGCACGGCGTGAGGTGGCGGTCCAGCCGGACCGGGCCGCCGGGCAGCAGGGTCAGGTCCTCGATGCCGGACTCCTCGGTGCCCTCGCGCAGGGCGGCCGCCGCCAGCGTCTCGTCCACCGGCTCGCAGTGGCCGCCCATCTGGAGCCACATCCGCAGCTTCCTGTGCAGGGTCAGCAGCACCTGCCCGCGCGAGGGGTCGATCACCAGGGCGCTCGCCGTGAGGTGCCCCGTCTCGCAGGCCTTCCACATGCCGTCCGGACGCGCCGCGAGATGGTCGAGATAGACCTGGCGCAGCTCGGCCTCGTCCTCGTACCCCTTGAGCACCAGGACCGCGTCGTCGTGCAGACTCACTCGCTGTCGTCGTCCTTCTCGGTGTCCTTGGTCAGGTCCGGCTTCCCCGCGGAGCCGCCGGCCGCCTCGCCGAGCATCTTGTCCAGCTCGGAGAAGTCCAGCTGCTCGCGGTGGACGAAGCCGTCCGGGTCGTCCAGGTCGGTCGCCGTCGGCAGCATGTCCGGGTGGGCCCACAGCGCGTCACGGCCGTCGACACCGCGCGCGTCCGTGAGCGAGGCCCACAGGCGCGAGGCGTCCCGCAGCCGGCGCGGGCGCAGCTCCAGACCGATCAGCGTGGCGAACGTCTGCTCGGCCGGGCCGCCCGAGGCGCGACGGCGGCGCAGGGTCTCGCGCAGCGCGTCCGCGGACGACAGCCGCGGCTTCGCGGCCGCGTGCACCACCGCGTCGACCCAGCCCTCGACCAGCGCCAGAGCCGTCTCCAGACGGGCCAGGGCGGTCTTCTGCTCGGGCGTGTCCTCCGGCTGGAACATGCCCTGCTGAAGGGCGTCCTGAAGCTGCTCGGGGTTCTGCGGGTCGAACTGGCCGACCACGTCCTCCAGCTTGGCGGTGTCGACCTTGATCCCGCGCGCGTACCCGTCGACCGCGCCGAACAGGTGCGAGCGCAGCCACGGGACGTGCGCGAAGAGGCGCTGGTGGGCGGCCTCGCGCAGGGCGAGATACAGCCGCACCTCCTCCTTCGGCACGCCGAGGTCCTTGCCGAACGCCTCGATGTTCACCGGCAGCAGCGCGGCCTTGCCGACCGGGCCGAGCGGCAGACCGATGTCGGTGGAGCCGACGACCTCGCCCGCGAGCACGCCGACGGCCTGCCCGATCTGCGTGCCGAACATGGCGCCGCCCATGGAGCGCATCATGCCGATCAGCGGGCCGGCCATGGCCTGCATCTCCTCCGGCAGGACGTCACCCATGGCGGTGCCGACGCGCTCGGCGACCGGGTCCACGAGCTCCTTCCAGGCCGGCAGGGTCGCCTCGACCCACTCCGCGCGGGACCAGGCCACCGCGGAACCGGCGCCGGACGGCAGCGACGTCGCGTCGTCGAGCCACAGGTCCGCCAGGCGGACGGCCTCCTCGACGGCGGTGCGCTCGGCGGGGCCGACGCTCGCGTCCTTGGTGCCGTCCGAGGTGCCCTGGGAGACTGTCTGGCGGGCGATCTGCTTGGCCATGTCCCAGTTCACCGGGCCGCCCTCGTACGAGAGCATCTGGCCGAGCTGCTGGAATGCGGCGCCCAGGTCGGTGGGGTTCAACGAACCGAACATGGCAGCGAACGGGTTGTCCGCGCCGGGGCCGCCAAAGCCACCGGCACCGGGCAGCCCGCCGAATCCGAACGGGTTGGCCGGTCCCTGACCACCACCGCTCTGCTGGTCCTTCTTCTTGCCCTCGTCGCCGTCGTCCGGCTCCTCCGGCGGAAGGCCGAATCCGAATGGGGTGTCACTCACGGGATTCCTCGGCTGGTAAGGCCGCCGGTCTTTCTCCGACGGCGCGACTGCCCGATAACACCACCCAGCGTAGACACCACGGGCGGTTGGGGCCTCGGTGCTTCGCCGACTCTCGGCCTGCGGCAGGATGGATGCCACCTGGTACGTACGCGTCACTCGCGTCCGTACTGAAGACAACCGCTGGAGACGCCCGGTGAGTTCCCCTGATCCGCAGGTTCGCGCAGCGCGAAACCAGTCAACCAGTCCCGCCGCGCGCGGGCCCGTCGTGGCGGTCACCGGTGCCGCGTCCGGCGTAGGCGCCCTGCTCACCGAGCGGCTCGCCGCGTCGGAGCAGATCAAGCAGGTCATCGCCATCGACGAGCGGCGGGGCGAGTGCGCGGACGCGCAGTGGCACATCCTGGACGTCCGCGATCCCGCCATCGCGGAGAAGCTGCGGGGCGCCGACGCGGTGGTGCATCTCGCGCTCGACCTCGATCTGGAGACCGACGGCGCCGCCCGGACGGCCTACAACGTCCGGGGGACGCAGACCGTACTGACGGCCGCGGCGGCCGCGGGCGTGCACCGGGTCGTGCTGTGCACGTCCTCGATGGTCTACGGCGCGCTGCCCGACAACGAGCTGCCGCTGTCGGAGGACGCGGAGCTGCGGGCCACGGCTGAGGCGACCGGGGTGGGGGACCTGCTGGAGATCGAGCGCCTCGCGCGGCGCGCCCCGCGGGCGCATCCTGGGCTGAATGTGACCGTGGTGCGGCCGGCGGTGCTCGTGGGAGGCACGGACACCGCGCTGACCAGGTACTTCGAGTCACCCCGGCTGCTTGTCGTGGCGGGGTCGCGGCCGGCCTGGCAGTTCTGTCATGTCGAGGATCTGTGCAGCGCTCTGGAGTACGCCGTCCTGGAGAAGGTCGAAGGTGAGCTGGCCGTCGGGTGTGACGGGTGGCTGGAGCAGGAGGAGGTCGAGGAGCTCAGCGGGATCCGGCGGATGGAGCTGCCGTCCGCGGTCGCGCTGGGGGCGGCGGCTCGGTTGCACCGGATCGGGCTGACGCCTTCGCCGGCCGGGGATCTCGCGTACACGATGTACCCCTGGGTGGTGAGCGGGAGCCGGCTGCATGACGCGGGGTGGCGGCCGCAGTGGACGAACGAGGAGGTGCTGGCCGAGCTGCTGGAGGAGGTGGCCGGGCGGCACACGGTCGCCGGGCGGCGGCTGGGGCGGAAGGACGCGACGGCTGCGGGGGCCGCGGGGGCGACGGTGGCGTTGCTGGGTGCGGCGGCCGTGGTGCGGCGGGCCCGGAAGGCGCGGCGGCGGATCTGATCGGGGCGGGTTCGGGCCGAGGGCCCCTGTAGAAGCCTCCAAAGCCGTACGCGTGTGTGCCGGGTGATTTCGGTGTTCCCCGGGTTCCTTCGGGTGGGGCACGATGGGGGTATGGCACCCATGAACGACCATCCCGGTGAGCAGGCCGCGCAGGATCCGATCAAGTTGATCTCCATTCGGGAGACCGCGCTCTCCCTGGACGAGGTCTTCCGGGCCGTCGGGGACGAGGCCGCCGGGGGGACCGCCCTGTTCGTGGGGACCGTGCGGAACCACGACGGGGGTGCCGACGTCGACGAGCTCGGGTACTCCTGCCATCCCAGTGCCGAGGCCGAGATGCGGCGGATCGCCGAGAAGGTCGTCGCGGAGTTTCCGGTCAGGGCGCTCGCCGCCGTGCACCGGGTCGGGGATCTCGGCGTCGGGGATCTCGCCGTTGTCGTCGCCGTGTCCTGCCCCCATCGCGGGGAAGCCTTCGAGGCCTGCCGCAAGCTGATCGACGATCTCAAGCACGAGGTGCCGATCTGGAAGCACCAGAAGTTCTCCGACGGCACCGAGGAGTGGGTCGGCGCCTGCTGAGCCGGACCGGGTACCCCCACCCCCCTCCGGTTGCGTAACCGCACCCCTGGCGTGAGCGTTGTCAGTGCTGATGGTTAATCTGCTGATCAGTCAGTCGCGGTCGCTCATCGGGGTTGGGAGGACGGCATGGCGGCGCTCGCCTGGTTGCTGATTCCGCTTGTCGCGGCGGTCGGCGCCGGTCTGTGGGGCAGTTGGGCCAACCGGACCCGCAAGGTCCGAAGCGACGGGCCCGAGCTGGACGGATATGCCCGCTTCCGGGCCGCCATGGAGAAGACACGGCCCTGACGGGACGCTGACAGGGGCGTCCCGTACTGTCGTGGCATGCCACGCCGCACCGCGACGATGCTCGCCTCC
Encoded proteins:
- a CDS encoding ABC1 kinase family protein — protein: MSDLPRKAVTRTAKLAALPLGFAGRATWGLGKRIVGESAELVGRELQQRTAEQMFKVLGELKGGAMKFGQALSVFESALPEEVAGPYRAALTKLQEAAPPMPTRTVHAVLAERLGEDWRELFVEFDDKPAAAASIGQVHRAVWQDGRAVAVKVQYPGAGEALLSDLTQLSRFARLLGPLVPGMDIKPLITELKDRVSEELDYALEAQAQQVHAEEFADDPDVVVPGVVHQCDQVLVTEWIDGIPLSEIINDGTEEQRDRAGQLLARFLFSGPARTGLLHADPHPGNFRLLPGGPHDEEEWKLGVLDFGTVDRLPGGLPTPIGESLRMTLDGDAESVYELLCREGFVKESIELDPDAVLDYLLPIIEPAQLDEFTFTRGWMRSQAARVADPRSPAYQLGKQLNLPPAYLLIHRVTLSTIGVLCQLGATVRLREELEEWLPGFVLEEETEEESVAEA
- a CDS encoding WhiB family transcriptional regulator — encoded protein: MQLEAHAPSVPPSETIPPPGLTEDSTLTPLTALTALDDAIENLGVPVPCRSYDPEVFFAESPADVEYAKSLCRTCPLMEACLAGAKERREPWGVWGGELFVQGVVVARKRPRGRPRKNPVTA
- a CDS encoding NUDIX hydrolase, yielding MSLHDDAVLVLKGYEDEAELRQVYLDHLAARPDGMWKACETGHLTASALVIDPSRGQVLLTLHRKLRMWLQMGGHCEPVDETLAAAALREGTEESGIEDLTLLPGGPVRLDRHLTPCAWHLDVQYAAVAPPGALEAISEESLDLRWFSYDEVADVADESVVRLLAATRARL
- a CDS encoding AIM24 family protein — translated: MNQPLAGYAPAPVTARMENHGNHMLKVALQTGNDLLARVGSMVAYEGFVQYEPNPPAVRQIAKDWMTGEGAPLMKCSGDGLLYLADYGANVVVINLNGDGISVNATNLLAFDAHLTWGVERVKGLAKFAGQGLWNTKISGQGWVALTSRGKPIVVDCGGGENETYVDPDALVAWSPNLKVKGKRSFKAQSLIGRGSGEAYQMAFSGQGIVVVQPSEDSTDRLRVRG
- a CDS encoding TOMM precursor leader peptide-binding protein; protein product: MVPMVKPALRRGWRDLNTVQFGMTPAQAMTLGPMDTATGSFLDLLNGTRGLELLRAEGRRMGLPDGHVDGLVTRLSRAGLLDDARGGGPRGAELRGRKEVLDRLRPDLAALSLTASEPGEAMDRLAARRSLRVQVRGAGRVGAVLASLLAGAGVGEVEVRDGGRVEPWDVAPGGLPAEAVGERRDEAARRAVRRAAPARPPRRGPQAPPEDADPGHSLVILAPRDDVSVHAPVPSAVDDLIASGTPHLYAGVVEGTGVVGPLVLPGETSCAGCLQEGRADRDPVYPRLLAQWRSGGGKTRAVPACDLALATTVAGLAAAHALAFLGGRTPSSVGARWEVSLPGLTWHARPVWAHPACPCGAAQKGAEKGAEKGKEGHTSKDGAAHETMAEQRPSRTSHRQVDARPVGTRRAHV
- a CDS encoding TerD family protein — translated: MAREFQRGHKAKISDLTAGTDLYVGVQIAGPGLTFDISCFGLDADERLSDDRYFVFFNQPKSPEESIQLLGTQAGDTESFRVTLDRIPQQIQKLSFTATIDGAGQMSQVGPGYIRIVAGGEEVARYAFNGSEFTTERAVMLGDFYLKDVWRFAAVGQGFDGGLDALLKNFGGEVMEEEAPAAAPQQPQTGAAPGFAPPPQAAAPPAFGAPAPAPAAPAPAPAPAPAPQGFAPPPAPAPSVHAQPTIIAPMTPPAGTQVPPPAPAPAPYGQPPQPQQPYGQPPAAPGAPLPPGYGQPQAPHAPTPPPGYGQPTPPPGYGQQPAYGQVPGQPAAPYGAPQGAAQGPGVAAALEQFRETPTGQRWTQQNKKMVRVDLGIGGQPVLARQGSMVLYQGKVDFSYKGAGFAGRVVGNATGQEMQLMRCTGQGQVFLAENNTMVHPIELQGDGICVSAENVLAFDEGLQYEVRRIEGHGIPGGALFTMQFTGTGTIVVKTHGTPVVLPVTPTTFADANAVIAWSSAAQVVVSSQVRMRRNAYPGDTGESVNLQFRAAPGNFIVVQPYEI
- a CDS encoding M48 family metallopeptidase, whose translation is MSVDPLHRAGMPHRSTTSPPPNGSGASAIEVRRSSRRRRTVSAYREGDRTVVLIPARMSEAEEQRWVSVMLDKLAAQESKRVLGDTELAERAERLSAQYFDGRARPSSVRWVTNQNTRWGSCTPSESSIRLSHRLQGMPEYVVDYVLLHELAHLLVPGHGPGFWRLLEAYPRTERARGYLEGVVAADRLPHLPGARGE
- a CDS encoding AIM24 family protein → MQSPLFAYNDQQTQDRWSLQNKQMLRLTLEGHDDILARKGTMVAYQGLVEFDAEYQSNGQGRARAHTGEGLDLMRCHGQGTVYLANLKQHIHLMDVDQEGLTVDSSYVLAMDSSLHHEVIAVDSLYGISGSGKYQLNITGRGKVALMTSGMPLMMQVTPDKYVNCDADAIVAWSTGLRVQMQAQTHSSGVWRRRGNTGEGWELSFMGSGYALVQPSELLPPQSAQIGSGLAAQYGMGQQGVRAQNQGNVWS